The Corvus cornix cornix isolate S_Up_H32 chromosome 12, ASM73873v5, whole genome shotgun sequence genome includes a window with the following:
- the GMPPB gene encoding mannose-1-phosphate guanyltransferase beta yields MRALILVGGFGTRLRPLTLSRPKPLVEFCNKAVLLHQLEALRQAGVSHVVLAVSYMSDALEAAMREQEQRLGIRISMSHEKEPLGTAGPLALARDLLAEDGEPFFVLNSDVICEFPFAALARFHRQHGGEGSLVVTRVEEPAKYGVVVCEADTGRICRFVEKPRVFVSNKINAGLYIFSPGILQRIQLRPTSIEKEIFPAMAQDGQLYAMELQGFWMDIGQPKDFLTGMCMYLQALRAQHPEKLHSGPGVVGNVLVDPSAKIGANCVIGPNVTIGAGVVVEDGVRIKRCTVLEGARIRSHSWLESCIVGWSCSVGQWVRMENVTVLGEDVIVNDELYLNGANVLPHKSIAESVPEPRIIM; encoded by the exons ATGCGGGCGCTGATCCTGGTTGGCGGCTTCGGGACGCGGCTGCGGCCGCTGACCCTGAGCCGGCCGAAGCCGCTGGTGGAGTTCTGCAACAAGGCGGTGCTGCTCCACCAGCTGGAGGCTCTCCGGCAG GCGGGCGTCAGCCATGTGGTGCTGGCGGTGAGCTACATGTCGGATGCGCTGGAAGCCGCCATGCGGGAGCAAGAACAACGG CTCGGCATCCGCATCTCCATGTCCCACGAGAAGGAGCCGCTGGGCACAG CGGGGCCGCTGGCGCTGGCGCGGGACCTGCTGGCCGAGGACGGGGAGCCCTTCTTTGTCCTCAACAGCGACGTGATCTGCGAGTTCCCCTTCGCGGCGCTGGCCCGTTTCCACCGGCAGCACGGCGGCGAGGGCTCGCTGGTGGTGACCCGCGTGGAAGAGCCGGCCAAGTACGGCGTGGTGGTGTGTGAGGCCGACACCGGCCGCATCTGCCGCTTCGTGGAGAAGCCGCGCGTCTTTGTGTCCAATAAGATCAATGCTGGGCTCTACATATTTAGCCCTGGCATCCTGCAACGCATCCAG CTGCGCCCCACCTCCATCGAGAAGGAGATCTTCCCAGCCATGGCACAGGATGGGCAGCTCTACGCCATGGAGCTGCAGG GCTTTTGGATGGACATTGGGCAGCCAAAGGACTTCCTTACGGGCATGTGCATGTACCTGCAGGCGCTACGGGCTCAGCACCCCGAGAAGCTGCACTCGGGGCCTGGTGTCGTAGGGAATGTGCTGGTG GACCCCAGTGCCAAGATTGGGGCAAACTGTGTCATCGGCCCCAATGTGACAATCGGGGCAGGTGTGGTGGTGGAGGATGGGGTGCGCATCAAACGCTGCACTGTGCTGGAAGGGGCCCGCATCCGGTCCCATTCCTGGCTGGAGTCCTGCATcgtgggctggagctgctccgtGGGGCAGTGG GTGCGCATGGAGAACGTGACTGTGCTGGGCGAGGATGTCATCGTCAACGACGAGCTCTACCTCAACGGGGCCAATGTGCTGCCACACAAATCCATCGCCGAGTCTGTGCCAGAGCCACGCATCATCATGTAG
- the AMIGO3 gene encoding amphoterin-induced protein 3 → MSSPVPVDPLWPRVAKLFLLLLQLRAPRASPQPHRCPAACICTSDLLSCSRQMLLRVPQALPPTTTTLDLSHNALTQLHDRWLAALPHLEALHISHNQIRNLSPRAFHNASFLRHLDMSSNYLHAVETHYFEALVSLEELLLYNNRITRVDENAFAKLSGLRKVYLSWNNLTTFPFHAVQGLGIYNLRTLDLSSNSLSSIPVEVLAALPENIGNGLYLHNNPIRCSCPLYLMLQRWNQQGFSSVKDFFEEHTCKVSDNVPRSLIKFLKHSHMFENCSASTKDTDLSHLEVMVGQPILLTCNTSLPQSTTTYMWITPNHEPIKHPGNSNHSLEVYRNGSLRIAVAKPWLSGVYVGLAMNSPYNFSRMCEFNVTVLYPKPAEETFSTGLTTLLGCIVSLLLVIIYLYLTPCRCLGCCKKPAPLSPPQECSAQSSILSTTPPATDGPNRKASANKHVVFLEPIRETQNGKIRLALGEDFPDPKHLKVLQLKSDSESISSVFSDTPIVS, encoded by the coding sequence ATGTCCTCGCCGGTGCCCGTGGACCCGCTCTGGCCGCGGGTGGCaaagctgttcctgctgctgctccagctgcgCGCTCCCCGagcctccccacagccccaccgCTGCCCTGCCGCCTGCATCTGCACCTCCGACCTACTGAGCTGCAGCCGGCAGATGCTGCTGCGGGTGCCCCAGGCACTGCCGCCCACCACCACCACGCTGGACCTCAGCCACAACGCCCTCACCCAACTCCACGACCGCTGGCTGGCCGCCCTCCCGCACCTCGAGGCCCTTCACATCAGCCACAACCAGATTCGGAACCTTTCTCCGCGGGCTTTCCACAATGCCTCCTTCCTGCGGCACCTGGACATGTCCTCCAACTACCTGCACGCCGTGGAGACGCACTACTTCGAGGCGCTGGTGAGCCTGGAGGAGTTGCTGCTCTACAACAACCGCATCACGCGGGTTGATGAAAACGCCTTTGCCAAGCTGAGTGGTCTGCGGAAAGTCTACCTGAGCTGGAACAACCTGACCACCTTCCCCTTCCATGcagtgcaggggctgggaaTCTACAACCTGCGCACGCTGGACCTCTCCTCCAACAGCCTGAGCAGCATCCCCGtggaggtgctggcagctctgcccgAAAACATCGGCAATGGCTTGTATCTGCACAACAACCCCATCAGGTGCAGCTGCCCCCTCTACCTGATGCTCCAGCGCTGGAATCAGCAAGGTTTCAGCTCTGTGAAAGATTTCTTTGAGGAACACACCTGCAAGGTGTCTGACAACGTGCCCCGGTCCCTGATCAAGTTTCTCAAACATAGCCACATGTTTGAGAACTGCTCGGCAAGCACCAAAGACACAGACCTCTCGCACTTGGAGGTGATGGTGGGCCAGCCCATCCTGCTCACCTGTAACACCAGCCTGCCGCAATCAACCACCACCTACATGTGGATCACCCCTAACCACGAGCCCATCAAACACCCTGGGAACAGCAATCACTCCCTGGAGGTCTATCGCAACGGCAGCCTGAGGATTGCTGTAGCCAAGCCCTGGCTCTCGGGGGTCTACGTAGGCTTGGCCATGAACAGCCCCTACAACTTCAGCAGGATGTGCGAGTTCAATGTGACCGTCCTCTACCCCAAGCCAGCTGAGGAGACCTTCAGCACTGGCCTCACAACCCTGCTGGGCTGCATTGTGAGCCTGCTGCTGGTGATCATCTACTTGTACCTCACGCCATGCCgctgcctgggctgctgcaaGAAGCCGGCCCCGCTCAGCCCCCCGCAGGAGTGCAGCGCCCAGTCCTCCATCCTCAGCACCACTCCTCCTGCCACCGATGGGCCAAACCGCAAGGCCAGTGCCAACAAACATGTTGTCTTCCTTGAGCCCATCAGGGAGACACAGAACGGCAAGATCCGCCTGGCCCTCGGCGAGGACTTCCCTGACCCCAAACACCTCAAGGTCCTGCAGCTCAAGTCAGACTCAGAGTCCATCAGCTCTGTCTTTTCTGACACCCCCATTGTGTCTTAG